A window of the Helianthus annuus cultivar XRQ/B chromosome 4, HanXRQr2.0-SUNRISE, whole genome shotgun sequence genome harbors these coding sequences:
- the LOC118491597 gene encoding uncharacterized protein LOC118491597, with the protein MWYEKKVIIVGTVIAISNDKPWYYLSCNVCKKQIEEKTELVERDDGSFDVLDDKSFECINPDCDAVDIVPVHRYKIPLRVQDSTGTISCTLFDYEAIKLLKKTSKELLDIYSKVDTSTEGSFQSLPSEFAVLLNKKFAFQIKISNFNITNQVENYGISMLSSDEDLLSALEKKWKLNESDLSESNVQSLSDSVGNVKGLGKFQESQSVMGDSVTPDPIDGSDQDATKFENIKRNLEDVYDVDAVDSSSTKRRNSPGKVEINDAEMLQDQGLFISSSVLMELWPRELIELYGLHDQHASEENVNVIEEMVVIENGERTIYQVYDNDN; encoded by the exons ATGTGGTAT GAGAAAAAGGTTATCATTGTTGGTACTGTTATAGCTATTTCAAATGATAAGCCGTGGTATTATTTATCATGCAATGTTTGTAAGAAGCAAATTGAAGAGAAAACTGAGTTGGTTGAAAGAGATGATGGCAGTTTTGACGTGTTGGATGACAAGTCGTTTGAGTGTATAAACCCAGATTGTGATGCTGTTGACATTGTTCCTGTTCATCG ATACAAGATACCTCTAAGGGTTCAGGATTCAACTGGAACCATTTCCTGTACTTTGTTTGATTATGAAGCTATTAAGCTTTTGAAAAAAACCTCGAAAGAACTGCTAGATATCTACTCGAAG GTTGACACTTCCACCGAAGGATCGTTTCAATCACTTCCATCTGAGTTTGCTGTgttgttgaacaaaaagtttgcATTCCAAATCAAAATTTCCAATTTTAACATTACCAACCAGGTTGAAAACTATGGGATTTCAATGTTATCTTCTGATGAGGATCTACTTTCTGCTCTGGAGAAAAAATGGAAACTTAATGAG TCTGACTTGTCTGAGTCAAATGTTCAAAGTTTGTCCGATTCAGTTGGTAATGTCAAAGGTTTAGGGAAG TTTCAGGAATCTCAATCTGTGATGGGTGACAGCGTTACGCCAGATCCTATAGATGGTAGTGATCAAGATGCGACGAAGTTCGAGAACATTAAACGTAACCTGGAAGATGTTTATGATGTTGATGCTGTTGATAGCTCTTCAACTAAACGTCGTAACAGTCCTGGGAAAGTTGAAATAAACGATGCT gaaatgCTCCAAGACCAAGGTTTGTTCATTTCTTCGTCCGTTTTGATGGAGTTGTGGCCGCGTGAACTCATTGAACTGTATGGACTTCATGATCAACATGCAAGTGAAGAGAACGTAAACGTTATAGAGGAGATGGTGGTTATTGAAAATGGTGAACGTACTATTTATCAAGTATATGATAATGACAATTAG
- the LOC110933977 gene encoding uncharacterized protein LOC110933977, which translates to MVDLTSDDDNENLHSIEDPYKGVSTGGKGRITLGKLTYSLCCGYGKVELPDLKEPTSVYKDLFGNSNKKSKHFLKNIRRYNSMFSFTSMGGKVDSSINSGKAPYVFRISGQNFHTLGGLVPAPGKDPKFSQLYIYDTDNEVSNRKRLFSESTNKSDSHLKQLDIQLIKFLKDFLDHNNELVKSYRIARNHFNENPNENFKLRLIYKRDLDGRTYNLPSTSEVAALIVGDLHKIIDHRDIVVESHTEGLQRISELHPSYLALQYPILFPNGDDGYRIDIPHRDGIRTLKKIRPKCTMREFFAYRIQDRSSAFSIILNARRLFQQFLVDAYTMIESERLNYIRFQHKHLRSETYSNLQNLKNEGKDDLSNSGICVLLPSSFTGGSRYMQQNYLDAMAICKWFGYPDFFITVTCNPKWPEIKRYLRNTSIKPEHRPDILCRLFKIKLDSLTKDLKDKKVFGELSAAVYTVEFQKRGLPHAHICIFLKPESKILSVDHLDKFISAEIPDKREDPSLYALVTDFMIHGPCGNANPSCPCMVDSRCSKNYPKKFNPETTTDADGFPVYRRRDNGNTVIKSNVQLDNRSVVPYSPVLLKRYQAHINVEWCNQAGSIKYLFKYINKGADRASLVVSNRDGTENEQTTKDEIKAYYESRYVSACEASWRIFANEVHFRFPPVMRLPFHLEGQQNVVFGAEDDIQEVLDKPSVSSSIFLKWFEMNRNDEDARKLTYVEFPTKFCWKLIDRVWKPRKRKLLQIGRIHSVSPAVGEPYFLRILLNKVKGPKSFEDIRTVDGQVFPTFRDACYAMGLLDDDMEYIEAIKEANFAGDGRYTRALFVTLLLSNTLSRPEYVFEQTWKLLGDDILYNRRRSTKNKELVMSDERLKNQTLVEIEKYLIRNGSSLTRWPTIPYPDYDSFAVGNNGLVDEELSFDIPQLQSELHTLISSLTDEQMSIYNQIMTAVEDGKGGVFFVYGYGGTGKTFLWKTLALSVRSREQIVLNVASSGIASLLMSRGRTAHSRFHIPINLDESSMCHIRADGDVAYLLKHTRLIIWDEAPMVHRHAFEALDRTFKDVLVDKSNSQSDVLFGGKVIVFGGDFRQILPVIPNGSRQEIVNASLSSSYIWSHCKLLTLTKNMRLTIGASQSTMVETEKFAKWLLDIGEGKVGGDNDGVAIVEIPSDILITDSSDPIESLIRFVYPSVLERYMDLDYFSERAILTPKNEVVHEINDRLLELFPGEPVEYLSSDTICETEKGIDSFQQELYSPDVLNGLKISGLPNHRLVLKVGVPIMLLRNIDQQNGLCNGTRLKVTYLGKRVMEGEIISGANVGTRTFIPRISMIPSDKKNTFCFSKTTISCCCVFCYDNQQESRPVFV; encoded by the exons ATGGTAGATCTTACTTCTGATGACGACAATGAAAATTTACATTCCATTGAAGACCCTTATAAAGGTGTATCCACAG GTGGTAAAGGTAGAATTACATTGGGTAAGTTAACTTATAGTTTATGTTGTGGTTATGGCAAAGTGGAGCTTCCAGATTTGAAAGAACCTACTTCAGTATACAAGGATCTATTTGGAAATTCTAATAAAAAAAGTAAGCACTTTTTAAAGAATATCCGTCGATACAATTCTATGTTCTCCTTCACATCAATGGGTGGAAAGGTAGATTCGAGTATCAACAGTGGTAAGGCACCATATGTATTTCGTATTAGTGGACAGAATTTCCACACATTAGGTGGTTTGGTACCTGCACCTGGTAAAGATCCAAAGTTCTCCCAGCTTTATATTTACGATACTGATAATGAAGTTTCAAATCGGAAAAGGTTGTTCAG TGAATCTACAAATAAGTCGGATTCTCATTTAAAGCAGTTAGATATTCAGCTCattaagtttttaaaagacttcctGGATCATAATAATGAGTTGGTTAAAAGTTATAGAATTGCAAGAAACCACTTCAATGAGAATCCTAATGAAAATTTCAAGCTTCGTCTCATTTACAAAAGAGATCTTGACGGTCGTACTTACAACTTGCCCTCAACTTCAGAAGTTGCTGCATTGATAGTTGGTGATCTACATAAAATAATTGATCATCGTGATATTGTTGTTGAGTCTCACACTGAAGGTCTTCAACGAATCAGTGAACTTCATCCATCATATCTAGCACTTCAGTATCCAATCCTTTTTCCTAATGGTGATGATGGATATAGAATAGACATTCCTCATAGGGATGGTATACGTACGTTAAAGAAAATTCGACCCAAGTGTACAATGAGAGAATTCTTTGCTTATAGAATTCAAGATCGATCATCTGCCTTTTCTATAATTTTAAATGCTCGGAGATTGTTTCAACAATTTTTGGTAGATGCATATACCATGATTGAGAGTGAAAGGCTTAATTATATTCGTTTTCAACATAAACATCTTAGGTCTGAAACATATTCAAATCTTCAAAACTTGAAAAACGAAGGAAAAGATGATCTATCAAATTCTGGTATATGTGTTTTATTACCATCTTCTTTTACCGGTGGATCACGCTATATGCAACAAAACTATTTAGATGCTATGGCTATATGTAAATGGTTTGGATATCCCGATTTTTTTATTACCGTTACATGTAATCCGAAGTGGCCAGAGATTAAACGATACTTGAGAAATACTTCAATTAAGCCTGAACACAGGCCAGACATTTTGTGTAGATTGTTTAAAATAAAGCTCGATTCACTTACAAAGGATCTGAAGGACAAAAAAGTATTTGGAGAATTAAGTGCAG CCGTTTATACTGTGGAATTTCAAAAACGTGGATTGCCTCATGCTCACATTTGCATTTTTTTGAAACCGGAATCCAAAATTTTGTCCGTTGATCATCTTGACAAGTTCATTTCTGCTGAGATACCTGATAAGAGAGAAGATCCAAGCCTATATGCACTTGTGACTGATTTCATGATTCATGGTCCATGTGGAAATGCAAATCCGAGTTGTCCTTGTATGGTTGATAGTAGATGTTCAAAAAACTATCCCAAAAAATTCAACCCTGAGACCACCACTGATGCTGACGGTTTCCCTGTATATAGAAGAAGAGACAATGGAAACACTGTTATAAAGTCCAACGTTCAATTAGACAACAGAAGTGTTGTTCCTTATAGTCCGGTTCTTTTGAAAAGATACCAAGCTCACATTAATGTTGAATGGTGCAATCAAGCTGGTTCTATTAAATATTTGTTCAAGTACATTAATAAAGGCGCAGATAGAGCTTCCCTTGTAGTGTCAAACCGAGACGGTACAGAAAATGAACAAACAACAAAGGATGAGATCAAAGCGTATTATGAAAGTAGGTACGTTTCAGCATGTGAAGCTTCTTGGAGGATATTTGCAAATGAGGTTCACTTTAGGTTTCCTCCAGTTATGAGACTTCCTTTTCATCTTGAAGGTCAACAAAATGTTGTATTTGGAGCCGAGGACGATATACAAGAAGTTTTGGATAAGCCATCAGTTTCTTCTTCGATTTTTCTAAAGTGGTTTGAGATGAACAGAAACGATGAAGATGCACGGAAACTTACCTATGTTGAGTTTCCTACTAAATTCTGTTGGAAGTTAATAGATAGAGTATGGAAACCCCGTAAAAGAAAGCTGTTACAGATCGGACGGATTCATTCTGTTTCCCCTGCTGTGGGTGAACCGTATTTTCTTAGAATTCTCCTAAACAAAGTCAAAGGACCCAAATCGTTTGAAGATATTAGAACTGTTGATGGTCAGGTGTTTCCAACTTTCAGGGACGCGTGTTATGCTATGGGTTTGTTAGATGATGACATGGAGTACATTGAAGCAATTAAGGAAGCCAATTTTGCGGGTGATGGTCGTTATACTCGTGCACTTTTTGTTACTTTGTTGTTGTCAAACACATTGTCAAGACCTGAATATGTATTTGAACAAACATGGAAATTATTGGGCGATGACATCTTATACAATAGAAGAAGATCAACAAAAAACAAAG AACTTGTAATGTCTGATGAGAGGTTGAAGAATCAGACattggttgagattgaaaagtacCTGATTCGAAATGGTTCCTCTTTGACACGATGGCCGACAATTCCTTATCCTGATTACGATTCCTTTGCTGTTGGAAACAATGGTTTGGTTGACGAAGAATTATCTTTTGATATTCCGCAGCTTCAGAGTGAGTTACATACTCTTATATCTTCATTGACTGACGAACAAATGTCCATTTATAATCAAATTATGACAGCAGTTGAAGATGGAAAAGGAGGTGTATTTTTTGTATATGGATATGGTGGAACAGGTAAGACATTTCTCTGGAAGACTTTAGCTTTATCCGTTAGGTCTAGAGAACAGATCGTACTAAATGTTGCTTCGAGTGGTATTGCTTCTTTGCTAATGTCAAGAGGTAGAACGGCACATTCTAGATTTCACATTCCCATAAATTTAGATGAGAGTTCGATGTGTCACATAAGGGCTGATGGTGATGTAGCCTACTTGCTTAAGCATACTAGGTTAATTATATGGGATGAAGCACCCATGGTACATAGGCATGCGTTCGAAGCTTTAGACCGAACCTTTAAAGATGTTTTGGTTGACAAAAGCAATTCTCAGTCGGATGTTTTATTTGGAGGTAAAGTAATTGTGTTTGGTGGTGATTTTAGGCAAATTCTTCCTGTTATTCCAAACGGAAGTAGGCAAGAAATTGTTAATGCTTCGTTGAGTTCATCTTACATATGGTCACACTGTAAATTACTTACCTTAACAAAAAACATGAGGTTGACTATCGGTGCTTCACAATCCACAATGGTGGAGACTGAGAAATTTGCCAAATGGCTTCTTGATATCGGGGAAGGTAAAGTTGGAGGTGACAACGATGGCGTTGCAATTGTAGAAATACCTTCTGATATTCTAATTACAGATTCTTCCGATCCCATTGAAAGTTTAATTCGATTTGTGTATCCGTCGGTTTTAGAAAGATATATGGATCTAGATTATTTTTCTGAAAGAGCCATTCTGACACCGAAAAATGAGGTCGTTCATGAAATAAATGATCGATTGTTAGAGTTGTTTCCTGGTGAACCAGTAGAGTACCTAAGCTCTGATACTATATGTGAAACTGAAAAAGGTATTGATTCCTTCCAACAAGAGTTGTATTCACCTGATGTTTTGAATGGTTTAAAGATATCTGGTTTACCAAATCATCGTCTGGTTCTAAAAGTTGGTGTTCCTATTATGCTTCTTAGGAACATTGACCAACAGAATGGATTATGTAATGGTACAAGGTTAAAAGTTACATATCTTGGAAAGAGGGTTATGGAAGGTGAAATTATATCAGGTGCTAATGTTGGAACTAGAACGTTCATTCCAAGAATTAGCATGATTCCATCCGACAAAAAAAATACCTTTTGCTTTTCAAAGACGACAATTTCCTGTTGCTGTGTGTTTTGCTATGACAATCAACAAGAGTCAAGGCCAGTCTTTGTCTAA
- the LOC118491596 gene encoding uncharacterized protein LOC118491596, whose amino-acid sequence MFKEIPNQYSNRFLLNAEPNNQAIIKCVNGKEFEVLLTKHKDAFVFMDGWELIVAKLSFTEGCFLMFKQIDLYSYLLTPFKNMQDHPIFGSNVPLFTSMSTEKTISNVEYFCQRFTEESNDNLIIPADFVEDTIRLPSISKLTFKVHVNLWDSFDVMIQKDRNLKVYLLYDSWDNVVNYVPIYPDYYVVMRYIFKQNFQLIVYDLNGCEILVPKRLYTLAAGNIPKPGPSNIETQDTDDETDHENDEDESDPDYNESMNDDSVDVSSILTNSDIDGMYDEEDVEVSDSEEDKKGDPDYNPIEFEWKYDRRFRLNVNVAEASRIDMTMEMYVQNLAGVDTLISFRADKHGGGFRYEALEWRKKFTKPNGINSPAKCTFVYCPVQNKLILKKVVK is encoded by the exons ATGTTTAAG GAAATACCAAATCAATATAGCAACAGATTCCTATTGAATGCTGAACCAAACAATCAAGCCATTATCAAATGTGTGAACGGTAAGGAATTTGAAGTTCTTTTGACTAAACATAAAGATGCGTTTGTGTTCATGGATGGTTGGGAACTGATTGTAGCCAAACTATCGTTTACGGAGGGTTGTTTTCTGATGTTTAAGCAAATTGACTTGTATTCGTACTTGTTAACACCTTTTAAGAATATGCAAGACCATCCGATCTTCGGATCTAATGTTCCTTTGTTTACCTCCATGTCTACCGAGAAAACGATAAGCAATGTTGAGTACTTCTGTCAACGCTTCACAGAAGAGTCGAATGATAATTTG ATAATTCCTGCTGATTTCGTTGAAGATACAATACGTTTACCATCTATTAGCAAGTTAACATTCAAGGTCCATGTTAATTTGTGGGACAGTTTTGATGTGATGATTCAGAAAGACCGTAATCTTAAGGTGTATCTACTCTACGATTCATGGGACAATGTTGTGAATTACGTACCTATATACCCGGATTATTACGTTGTGATGAGGTacatttttaaacaaaatttcCAGCTGATTGTTTATGACTTGAATGGTTGTGAGATTCTTGTGCCGAAGCGTCTATACACGCTTGCTGCTGGAAACATACCTAAACCAGGTCCTTCAAATATTGAAACACAAGACACCGATGATGAAACCGATCATGAAAACGATGAGGATGAATCTGATCCAGATTATAATGAATCAATGAATGATGATTCTGTTGATGTTTCTTCTATCTTAACTAACTCTGATATCGATGGAATGTATGATGAGGAAGACGTTGAAGTTTCAGATTCTGAAGAAGATAAAAAGGGTGATCCGGACTACAATCCTATTGAGTTTGAATGGAAGTACGACAGGCGTTTT CGTCTTAATGTAAATGTTGCTGAAGCATCCAGAATTGATATGACTATGGAGATGTACGTCCAGAACTTGGCTGGAGTGGACACGTTAATTTCTTTTCGTGCTGATAAACACGGTGGTGGTTTTCGCTATGAGGCTTTGGAATGGCGTAAGAAATTTACAAAACCAAATGGTATCAATTCTCCAGCTAAGTGCACGTTTGTTTATTGCCCAGTTCAAAACAAACTGATTCTGAAGAAGGTTGTCAAGTAG